From Helicobacter sp. MIT 05-5293, one genomic window encodes:
- a CDS encoding TolC family protein: protein MRLVIISLGLLVWLNAQVYENPYPKNAYLASADNAQTSDIQDETTSDLDNEQTESAQSESEESIGRTFTLAELIEGAKKNYSLEAKDLAILQAQANKSGAYSEFMPTIDGSYQYQYNNNSNMRLDGHTGNVKANWEFFSGLKTYNKVREKQSLYRASLEDKETTKDQLFLSIIEQYYTYFTNRARFLSLDHKRIQLQANVKRVERLFKAGLTTIDDLESLRAELLTTEHDIESVRLDIEKNKLTLSWLTNSDVGSLERKTIKTPVFNLNENRHDLNMLTYQAAGSKYQARQMTYLPTIGISDSYSLNSGFGQGLHTKGDTGGFDMSQMILRSYPGYQNVVMVTASIHLDALTTYRQYEAARLGYLQMLKNLAYKKEEQKKDERVYRKSLEIAATKIKASEAALRSANIAFENVAKKYDAQILNFIDYLSSLTKKFEAEATYNQALNDYEMQKAYYIYYSGQDLQEHIE from the coding sequence ATGAGACTAGTGATTATAAGTTTGGGGCTATTGGTATGGCTTAATGCCCAAGTTTATGAGAATCCTTATCCTAAAAATGCCTATCTAGCAAGTGCTGATAATGCTCAAACCTCTGATATACAAGATGAAACGACATCTGATTTGGATAATGAACAAACAGAATCTGCACAATCAGAATCCGAAGAATCTATCGGACGCACTTTTACACTTGCAGAACTCATAGAGGGAGCAAAAAAGAACTATAGTCTTGAGGCAAAGGATTTGGCAATCTTGCAGGCTCAAGCAAACAAATCAGGGGCATACAGCGAGTTTATGCCTACGATTGATGGGAGCTATCAATATCAATACAATAATAATTCTAATATGCGCCTTGATGGACACACAGGGAATGTAAAGGCGAATTGGGAGTTTTTCAGTGGGCTTAAGACCTATAACAAAGTGCGAGAAAAGCAATCGCTTTATCGTGCAAGTTTGGAAGATAAAGAAACCACCAAAGACCAGCTTTTTTTAAGCATTATTGAGCAATATTATACTTATTTTACTAATCGTGCGAGATTCCTTTCACTTGATCATAAGAGAATCCAGCTCCAAGCAAATGTAAAAAGAGTAGAGCGGCTTTTCAAAGCAGGGCTTACGACCATTGATGATTTAGAATCTTTGCGTGCGGAGTTGCTAACCACAGAACATGACATTGAAAGCGTGAGATTAGATATTGAAAAAAACAAATTGACACTCTCATGGCTGACTAATAGTGATGTTGGCTCACTTGAGCGTAAGACGATTAAAACACCCGTCTTTAACCTCAACGAGAATCGCCACGATTTGAATATGCTCACTTATCAAGCAGCGGGTTCAAAATATCAAGCAAGACAAATGACTTATTTGCCAACTATCGGCATTAGTGATAGCTATTCGCTTAATAGTGGATTCGGGCAAGGTTTGCATACAAAAGGTGATACAGGAGGCTTTGATATGTCTCAAATGATTCTGCGCTCTTATCCCGGCTATCAAAATGTCGTGATGGTAACAGCCAGCATTCATCTTGATGCTTTGACGACTTATCGACAATATGAGGCAGCTCGATTAGGGTATCTACAAATGCTTAAAAACCTTGCATATAAGAAAGAAGAGCAAAAGAAAGATGAGAGAGTGTACCGTAAAAGTTTAGAGATTGCAGCGACAAAGATTAAGGCAAGTGAGGCAGCTTTGCGTTCTGCAAATATTGCTTTTGAAAATGTGGCGAAAAAATATGACGCACAGATTCTGAATTTTATTGATTATTTGTCATCTTTGACAAAGAAATTTGAGGCAGAAGCGACATATAATCAAGCACTGAATGATTATGAAATGCAAAAAGCTTATTATATTTATTATAGTGGGCAAGACTTACAAGAGCATATCGAGTAG
- a CDS encoding efflux RND transporter periplasmic adaptor subunit, whose protein sequence is MFRVVLVCLMFVSFAKAEDVYAIFNAEAIQDADLKLAVSGIVNEIFVDVGSEVHKGDKLLTLYSQDLEAQVIALEHQYTFAKKQYERYNRSGGAVDRNTLDRYRSEFKKLEADYNYHRVMLNKTILRAPFDGVVASKDVDLGEGVSANSTTLFRVISKEVKLVLEFDFKYVSKIKVGDTFDFSIDGRKETMSAKISKIYPTASTTNRKVKAEALVSGVIPGTFGDGYIRIK, encoded by the coding sequence ATGTTTCGAGTCGTGTTGGTTTGTTTGATGTTTGTTTCGTTTGCTAAAGCTGAAGATGTGTATGCGATTTTTAACGCAGAGGCGATTCAAGATGCAGACTTAAAACTTGCAGTGAGCGGTATTGTGAATGAAATCTTTGTCGATGTGGGGAGTGAAGTGCATAAGGGAGATAAGCTTTTGACACTTTATAGTCAAGACTTAGAAGCACAAGTGATTGCTCTTGAGCATCAATATACTTTTGCTAAAAAGCAATACGAGAGATATAATCGTTCTGGTGGTGCAGTCGATCGAAACACTTTAGACAGATACCGCTCTGAATTTAAAAAGCTTGAGGCAGATTATAATTATCACAGAGTGATGTTAAACAAAACAATCTTACGAGCACCCTTTGATGGAGTTGTTGCTTCTAAAGATGTGGATTTAGGTGAAGGGGTCTCTGCAAATAGCACGACACTTTTTCGTGTCATCAGCAAAGAGGTCAAACTCGTCCTTGAATTTGATTTCAAATATGTATCAAAAATCAAGGTAGGAGACACATTTGACTTTTCAATTGATGGACGCAAAGAAACGATGAGCGCAAAGATTTCTAAAATCTATCCTACTGCTAGCACAACCAATCGAAAGGTCAAAGCTGAAGCACTTGTATCTGGCGTGATACCTGGGACTTTTGGTGATGGATATATAAGGATAAAATAA